In a single window of the Arachis hypogaea cultivar Tifrunner chromosome 6, arahy.Tifrunner.gnm2.J5K5, whole genome shotgun sequence genome:
- the LOC112755535 gene encoding uncharacterized protein: MESHNKNKRLNHGSHTPPKLSLVATSRTTMPPDAPTPPPRTVPVSVPFQWEEAPGKPRPCHASSESNNKGSDVARALELPPRLSTTNTKVSKTMSMPSPTTVLEGPYVMRATSFTTPFRNQKESWNANFVSSRWSGNNKNNGVESEGTFDFSSWTEDENGTVKITRIRRKGSFSQAKSQLWSSIYQSVKQVVPWRRRHERQRKSDNKI; this comes from the exons ATGGAGTCacataacaaaaacaaaagactcaatcATGGATCACACACACCACCCAAGCTCTCCCTTGTGGCCACTTCACGGACAACTATGCCCCCAGATGCTCCGACACCGCCGCCACGGACGGTGCCAGTCTCCGTTCCGTTTCAGTGGGAGGAAGCACCGGGGAAGCCCAGACCGTGCCACGCATCATCTGAGTCAAACAACAAAGGTAGTGACGTGGCACGAGCCTTGGAGCTTCCTCCGAGGTTGtcaacaaccaacacaaaggttTCCAAGACCATGAGCATGCCTTCCCCAACAACGGTCTTGGAAGGGCCTTATGTTATGCGTGCCACATCTTTTACGACGCCGTTTAGGAACCAAAAGGAAAGTTGGAATGCCAATTTTGTGTCTAGCAGGTGGAGCGGCAATAACAAGAATAACGGTGTGGAGAGTGAGGGTACTTTTGACTTTTCAAGTTGGACTGAAGATGAAAATGGTACGGTCAAGATCACAAGGATTAGGAGAAAGGGGAGCTTCTCTCAGGCAAAATCGCAGTTATGG AGTAGCATTTACCAAAGCGTTAAGCAAGTAGTTCCATGGAGACGCAGGCATGAAAGGCAAAGAAAATCAGACAACAAAATTTGA